A part of Calonectris borealis chromosome 30, bCalBor7.hap1.2, whole genome shotgun sequence genomic DNA contains:
- the SPATS2 gene encoding spermatogenesis-associated serine-rich protein 2 isoform X2 — MSKKQNTKDPSGFIFDVQSNTVMAQGGTFENMKEKISAVRAIVPNRSNNEIVLVLQHFDNCVDKTVQAFMEGNASEVLKEWTVTGKKKNKKKKTKPKPQAESSPGLPDPGKLVSTEEEQSANSEKGGINGFHVNGCAHDTESVDSLSEGLDALSIDARELEDCESAAPDMPDRTVPELENGIADFDTKSLIMHPSQSPSSLRQRPEQRSASRSLSRSTASNSTPASLSVTWLEDVPVSPANKKLGSNIEKSVKDLQRCTVSLARYRVVVKEEMDASIKKMKQVFAELQSSLMDREVALLAEMDKVKAEAMEILVSRQKKAEALKKMTDVAVRMSEEQLVELRADIKHFVSERKYDEDLGRVARFTCDLDALKKSIASFGQVSHPKNSYSTRSRCSSVTAASLSGPSDASAPSTPACASASAASLTTASKKPSSSAEAAVGNATGRPPQPSREALQGSRRPGVGPRSQGQRHVSPPAPGRYNNGHRHRHGPGQAHGRRQTSPPAASAGSPSQTQPTGTSGASAQPGRPGPPPSGTETTGLPQRKPRASRQEGANS; from the exons ATgtctaaaaagcaaaatacaaaag ATCCGTCTGGGTTTATTTTTGATGTGCAGTCCAATACCGTGATGGCCCAAGGAGGAACCTTTGAAAACATGAAGGAGAAG aTCAGCGCGGTGCGTGCCATAGTCCCCAACAGGAGCAACAATGAGATTGTCCTTGTGCTGCAGCATTTTGACAACTGTGTGGACAAAACAGTGCAAGCATTTATGGAAG GCAATGCCAGTGAAGTACTGAAAGAATGGACTGTAACAGGCAAAAAAAAG aacaagaagaagaaaaccaaaccgaAACCGCAAGCTGAATCGAGCCCTGGCCTGCCAGACCCCGGTAAATTGGTGTCCACTGAAGAGGAGCAGTCGGCAAACTCGGAGAAGGGTGGAATTAACGGTTTCCATGTCAACGGCTGTGCCCATGACACGGAGTCTGTGGACTCACTCAGCGAAGGTTTGGATGCACTTTCAATTGATGCCAGAGAGCTGGAGGATTGCGAGTCTGCTGCACCAGACATGCCTGATAGAACAG TGCCTGAACTAGAGAATGGAATAGCAGACTTTGACACAAAATCGCTCATCATGCATCCTTCCCAGAGCCCTTCGTCTCTTAGACAGCGGCCTGAGCAGAGGAGCGCTAGCAGGTCTCTGTCCCGATCAACAGCGAGcaattcaactcctgcatccctGTCTGTAACGTGGCTGGAAGATGTTCCAGTTTCACCTGCAAACAAGAAGCTAG GTTCTAATATTGAAAAATCAGTGAAGGATCTCCAGCGCTGCACCGTTTCACTGGCTCGGTACCGGGTTGTGGTGAAGGAGGAAATGGATGCTTCCATTAAGAAGATGAAGCAGGTCTTTGCTGAACTGCAGAGTAG ccTTATGGATCGCGAGGTGGCGTTGCTGGCTGAAATGGACAAAGTGAAAGCAGAAGCAA TGGAAATTCTGGTCAGCCGCCAGAAGAAGGCAGAAGCCCTGAAGAAGATGACTGATGTGGCAGTGCGAATGTCGGAGGAGCAGCTGGTCGAGCTCAGAGCTGACATAAAG CACTTCGTGAGCGAGCGGAAGTACGACGAGGACCTGGGCAGGGTGGCGCGGTTCACGTGCGACCTCGACGCGCTGAAGAAGAGCATCGCCTCGTTCGGCCAAG TTTCCCATCCAAAGAACAGCTACTCCACCCGATCGCGGTGCAGCTCTGTCACGGCCGCGTCCCTGAGCGGTCCCAGCGACGCCTCCGCTCCCTCCACCCCCGCCTGTGCCTCTGCCTCCGCCGCAAGCCTTACCACGGCGAGCAAGAAGCCCTCGTCCTCAGCGGAGGCAGCCGTGGGGAACGCCACCGGCCGCCCTCCCCAGCCTTCGCGAGAG GCTCTCCAGGGGAGCAGGAGGCCGGGAGTGGGGCCCAGGTCCCAGGGCCAGCGCCACgtcagcccccccgcccccgggcgcTACAACAACGGCCACCGCCACCGGCACGGCCCGGGCCAGGCCCACGGCAGGCGGCAAACCTCGCCCCCCGCAGCCTCCGCTGGCAGCCCCAGCCAGACTCAGCCCACGGGCACCAGTGGGGCCTCGGCGCagcccggccggcccggcccccctCCCTCCGGCACAGAGACCACGGGGCTCCCGCAGCGGAAGCCCAGAGCCAGTCGTCAGGAGGGAGCGAACTCCTGA
- the SPATS2 gene encoding spermatogenesis-associated serine-rich protein 2 isoform X1, whose amino-acid sequence MSKKQNTKDPSGFIFDVQSNTVMAQGGTFENMKEKISAVRAIVPNRSNNEIVLVLQHFDNCVDKTVQAFMEGNASEVLKEWTVTGKKKNKKKKTKPKPQAESSPGLPDPGKLVSTEEEQSANSEKGGINGFHVNGCAHDTESVDSLSEGLDALSIDARELEDCESAAPDMPDRTAVPELENGIADFDTKSLIMHPSQSPSSLRQRPEQRSASRSLSRSTASNSTPASLSVTWLEDVPVSPANKKLGSNIEKSVKDLQRCTVSLARYRVVVKEEMDASIKKMKQVFAELQSSLMDREVALLAEMDKVKAEAMEILVSRQKKAEALKKMTDVAVRMSEEQLVELRADIKHFVSERKYDEDLGRVARFTCDLDALKKSIASFGQVSHPKNSYSTRSRCSSVTAASLSGPSDASAPSTPACASASAASLTTASKKPSSSAEAAVGNATGRPPQPSREALQGSRRPGVGPRSQGQRHVSPPAPGRYNNGHRHRHGPGQAHGRRQTSPPAASAGSPSQTQPTGTSGASAQPGRPGPPPSGTETTGLPQRKPRASRQEGANS is encoded by the exons ATgtctaaaaagcaaaatacaaaag ATCCGTCTGGGTTTATTTTTGATGTGCAGTCCAATACCGTGATGGCCCAAGGAGGAACCTTTGAAAACATGAAGGAGAAG aTCAGCGCGGTGCGTGCCATAGTCCCCAACAGGAGCAACAATGAGATTGTCCTTGTGCTGCAGCATTTTGACAACTGTGTGGACAAAACAGTGCAAGCATTTATGGAAG GCAATGCCAGTGAAGTACTGAAAGAATGGACTGTAACAGGCAAAAAAAAG aacaagaagaagaaaaccaaaccgaAACCGCAAGCTGAATCGAGCCCTGGCCTGCCAGACCCCGGTAAATTGGTGTCCACTGAAGAGGAGCAGTCGGCAAACTCGGAGAAGGGTGGAATTAACGGTTTCCATGTCAACGGCTGTGCCCATGACACGGAGTCTGTGGACTCACTCAGCGAAGGTTTGGATGCACTTTCAATTGATGCCAGAGAGCTGGAGGATTGCGAGTCTGCTGCACCAGACATGCCTGATAGAACAG CAGTGCCTGAACTAGAGAATGGAATAGCAGACTTTGACACAAAATCGCTCATCATGCATCCTTCCCAGAGCCCTTCGTCTCTTAGACAGCGGCCTGAGCAGAGGAGCGCTAGCAGGTCTCTGTCCCGATCAACAGCGAGcaattcaactcctgcatccctGTCTGTAACGTGGCTGGAAGATGTTCCAGTTTCACCTGCAAACAAGAAGCTAG GTTCTAATATTGAAAAATCAGTGAAGGATCTCCAGCGCTGCACCGTTTCACTGGCTCGGTACCGGGTTGTGGTGAAGGAGGAAATGGATGCTTCCATTAAGAAGATGAAGCAGGTCTTTGCTGAACTGCAGAGTAG ccTTATGGATCGCGAGGTGGCGTTGCTGGCTGAAATGGACAAAGTGAAAGCAGAAGCAA TGGAAATTCTGGTCAGCCGCCAGAAGAAGGCAGAAGCCCTGAAGAAGATGACTGATGTGGCAGTGCGAATGTCGGAGGAGCAGCTGGTCGAGCTCAGAGCTGACATAAAG CACTTCGTGAGCGAGCGGAAGTACGACGAGGACCTGGGCAGGGTGGCGCGGTTCACGTGCGACCTCGACGCGCTGAAGAAGAGCATCGCCTCGTTCGGCCAAG TTTCCCATCCAAAGAACAGCTACTCCACCCGATCGCGGTGCAGCTCTGTCACGGCCGCGTCCCTGAGCGGTCCCAGCGACGCCTCCGCTCCCTCCACCCCCGCCTGTGCCTCTGCCTCCGCCGCAAGCCTTACCACGGCGAGCAAGAAGCCCTCGTCCTCAGCGGAGGCAGCCGTGGGGAACGCCACCGGCCGCCCTCCCCAGCCTTCGCGAGAG GCTCTCCAGGGGAGCAGGAGGCCGGGAGTGGGGCCCAGGTCCCAGGGCCAGCGCCACgtcagcccccccgcccccgggcgcTACAACAACGGCCACCGCCACCGGCACGGCCCGGGCCAGGCCCACGGCAGGCGGCAAACCTCGCCCCCCGCAGCCTCCGCTGGCAGCCCCAGCCAGACTCAGCCCACGGGCACCAGTGGGGCCTCGGCGCagcccggccggcccggcccccctCCCTCCGGCACAGAGACCACGGGGCTCCCGCAGCGGAAGCCCAGAGCCAGTCGTCAGGAGGGAGCGAACTCCTGA